The DNA segment CGGGCGCAGCACTGATACTGGCAGTAGGTTGCGCAATATAGGCTCGACTCTCAGCGCTCATTGTTCGCAATTTTGCTGACGAAGCTTGTTCATGCATCGCGATTGCGACATCTCTTTGCCTATTGGCCTGACGCTCGGCACTTTCATTAAGATCTACACTTTCATCAAGCTCTGCACTTTGTTTAAGCGCCGCCTGTTGCTCGGCGACGAGTTTTGCTTGAGCGGCTAATTCAACTCGCTTTTGCTGCTCAGCGGCTTTATCACTGCAACTACTCAAACCAAGCAAAATAGCGAGTGTTAATCCCGAAACAACAAAACTTAAATGCGCTTTATGGCGAAAGACTGAAGATGGATATCTCATGATAGTGACCTAATCAAAGTGTTCTCAATGGTGGATATCCCTATAAACGCAGCCTCGGTCCAAAAGGGTTATTTGGAGAGAGAAATTGTCACATTCACTTTACCAAGCACAGTATTTATCAAAAACAAAGACATTTAACCGCCTTTTGCAACTATGATCACACAAGGACATTTTTCTGGACTCTAAAATAGAGCCTTGTAACAAGCCGCGTTTATGGACCCACACGTGTCACACTCTGCTCATTTGTTTTCATTAAGAATTGCCCACGCCCTTAGCGAGGCGTGTGTAAAAGATAAGTATTCGGTTAAACGTTTTGGACAAGATCTGCTGGCGGGGCTCACCGTCGGGATTATTGCCATTCCGTTGGCGATGGCACTGGCCATTGCCAGCGGTGTCGCCCCACAATATGGCCTATACACCGCCATTGTCGGTGGTTTTATCATAGCGATGACGGGTGGCTCCCGTTATAGCGTGTCAGGGCCAACGGCCGCCTTCGTCGTATTACTCTATCCCATCGCCCAGCAATTTGGTTTGGCGGGACTGCTCATTGCCACTGTGATGTCAGGCATGATGTTAGTCGCCATGGCGATGTTAAGGCTCGGTCGATTGATCCTCTACATCCCAGAATCCGTCACCTTAGGTTTTACCGCAGGGATTGGGGTAGTGATTGCAACCTTGCAGCTAAAAGACTTTTTTGGCCTGCATATAGAGCACATGCCGGAGCAATATTTTGCCAAAATCATGGCTTTAGGTCAGGCATTGCCCAGCCTTCACTTACCGAGCTTATTAGTCGCCGCGGCCACCTTAGCCACTATGCTACTCTGGCCTAAACTGAAGATCCCAGTACCAGCCCATCTGCCCGCAATCGCCTTAGGTAGTATTCTTGCCCTAGTGTTAAATGCCATGGGCGCCGATATTGAAACCATAGGCACACGCTTTCATTATCAGTTAAGCGATGGCAGTGTCGGCACAGGTATTCCCGCAGTTCTCCCCCACTTTGAATGGCCTTGGTTACAAACGGGCGCAAACGGTCAAGCCTTTGAATTTAATCTAGCAACCTTTCAAGCCTTACTCCCTGCCGCCTTTGCGATTGCCATGTTAGGTGCGATTGAATCGCTGCTGTGTGCCGTAGTGCTCGATGGCATGACAGGAAAACGCCATAGCGCAAACAGTGAGCTTCTCGGCCAAGGGATAGGTAACATCATTACCCCATTTTTTGGCGGTATCCCAGCAACGGCAGCCATCGCCCGCAGTGCGGCAAACGTTAAGGCGGGTGCCCAGAGTCCGATAGCATCTATGATCCACGCCATAGTGGTCTTGGTTGGGTTAGTCGCGCTCGCGGGAGTATTAGCCTATTTACCCATGTCAGCCATGGCCGCATTATTATTGGTGGTGGCTTGGAATATGAGTGAAGCCCCCAAAGCGGTGCATTTACTGAAAACGGCGCCCACCAGCGATATTTTGGTGTTTTTAAGTTGTTTCTCCTTAACGGTGATCTTCGATATGGTGATCGCCATCAGTGTGGGGATTATCTTAGCCGCCCTGCTGTTTATGAAAGAAATTGCTGAGATGACTAAGCTTTATGATATCAGCACCAATAAGCGCTATGTCGATCAACCCCTCCCCGCTGACTGGGCGGTTATAAAAATTAACGGCCCATTGTTTTTTGCCGCGGCTGATCGAATTTTTGCCGAGATAGCGAGCCTCACCCAAGACAAACAAGTCATCGTCCTTTACTTAGATGGGGTATCCATCCTCGATGCAGGTGGTCTTGCGGCACTCAATAAGCTCATCGATAAATGTAAACTTAACCACACTAAGCTGATCATTGCCGATTTGCAGTTCCAACCCATTCGCACCCTAGCGAGAGCTAAAGTGCAACCGATTGAAGGCGTACTGAAGTTTTATCCCACCCTGCGCGAAGCCTTGGCAGAAGCGCCTGTGCCAGAACAGATTGTCGAATCAAGTACTACTGTCACTCAGTCACCCTCAAGTTAACCCTTCTTATACCTGTCCCCTGAAACCTTTAATGGTCTCAGGGGATTTAAGCCCATTCAGCGAACACTTTATCCACGCTAAAAGCGCTATTTTTACGCGCAAAAACGTCAGAAATCAGGCTTTACATGCTATTATTCTGCGCCATGATGCTCCCGGCTCTGACAGAGGTTGCGGACATCGACTGTACCCAGACCTGATACAAGGTCGAAATATAATTAAAATTAGTGAGTTAAGGAGTTATCATGCAAGCCCTTGTTGCTGTTGTTATGGGTTCTAAGAGTGATTGGCCCACAATGGAAGCCGCCGCTGAGATCATGGATAAACTGCAAGTGCCTTACCATGTTGAAGTCGTATCTGCCCATAGAACGCCAGATAAACTGATGGAGTTTGCAGCCGGAGCCGCTGACCGTGGTTTTAAAATTATTATCGGTGGTGCGGGCGGCGCTGCTCATTTACCCGGAATGATTGCCTCAAAAACTCGCTTACCCGTATTAGGTGTACCAGTACAAAGTAAAGCGCTGTCGGGCATGGATAGCTTACTGTCTATCGTGCAGATGCCAAAAGGCATTGCCGTTGGCACACTGGCCATCGGAACCGCTGGAGCCTTTAACGCCGGTCTACTCGCCTGCCAAATCTTAGCCAATAACGATGCCGAACTTGCCGCACGTTTAGAAGCCTTTAGAGAAGAACAAACCCGCGCAGTGCTGGACAATCCCGATCCGAGGGAAGCCTAATGACTCAAGCAAGCGCAAAACCTAAGGTTTGGGTATTAGGTAATGGCCAGCTTGGCGCCATGCTGACCCACGCGGGCGAGCCTTTGGCTATCGATGTTCGCGCCGTTGATATCATGACGCCAACCGATGAAATCCTGCCGCTAACGCCTCAGGATATCATCACCGCCGAACGCGAGCAGTGGCCCGAATCCGCCTTAAGCTTACAACTCAGCACCCATCCGCATTTTGTTAACGGCCCAGTATTTAGCCGTTTGGCCGATCGTTACAGCCAAAAAAGCTTACTCGATCAGATCCAAGTCCCAACCGCGCCTTGGACACTCGTCGATGATAAGACCGACGTCGAAAATCTATATCAAGATTTTGGCCCGCGCGTGCTGATGAAACGCCGCACAGGTGGTTACGACGGTAAGGGTCAACACTGGCTAAAACAAGCCGAAGCGGGAGAGATCCCCCAGGATTGGCGTAACTTAGCCATTGCCGAACAAGCAATCAACTTCGATGAAGAAGTCTCCTTAGTCGGCGTACGTACCCGAGAAGGTCAATGCGTGTTTTATCCATTAACACTCAACCTGCACCAAGACGGCATTTTGATGGCCTCAATTTCGCCACTGACTCGCCTGAATCACCTGCAAGCCCAAGCGGAAGGCATGCTGAGCGCCCTTATGCATGAGCTGGAATATGTCGGCGTGATGGCGATGGAGTGTTTCCGTGTTGGCGATAAGTTGCTGGTTAACGAGTTAGCACCGCGGGTGCACAACTCAGGCCATTGGACCCAAGCGGGCACCCATATGGATCAATTCCAACTGCATTTAAGAGCCCTGTGCGGTATTGCGATTCCGCAGCCACAGGTGAACTTTCAATGCGTGATGGTCAATTTGATTGGTATCGACAACGATCCTCGCTGGCTAAGCCTGCCCAATGCCGAGCTGTATTGGTACAACAAAGAGGTTCGTCCTGGCCGTAAAGTCGGACACTTAAACCTTTCTGTGCCCAATACTGCCGTGTTAAAAGACAGTATTAGCGCGCTGCAAACTTGGATGCCAAGCCAATACCAAGCGCCACTCGCATGGATTTTAGCTGAGTTCGCTAAAGCCTAACCGAGCCGCAGACCACTGATAGGGGAGCAAATTTGTTCCCTTATCAGTCATTTTTTTATCTTCGTTATATACTTATCCATACTCAGCGTGAATGAGTTAGTGATGTAGTGATTAAAGCTGACTAACCGGAGCACGAACAAAGGAACTGCCGAGTGAAATTAAGGGATAATTTTAAACGTAAAACCATAGACCGCCTGGACTATCGCTATCATCTATTGCTGCTGATAGTGCCAATAGTATTATTCGTCTTACTGTTTGTGTTTAATGCTCCCACCGAAGGCTGGACTATTCTGCCGCTGCTGTTTGTCTGTCTTATCTATGTGATTGCCTACAGCCTTATTTATTATCTTCACCAGGGTCGTTTAACCCGCCTATGGCAACACTTAGAGCAAGTGGTGAGCATTAATGACGCCATTTATGAACTTGCCCATCTATCGAGCCAGTATAAAAATGAACATGCGTTTCTCGATGCACTGCTGAATAAAGCCGTTTGCATCATTAACGGGGCCGAAATGGGTAGCATCATCAAAGTCAATGAAGAGACCCATAAACTACACTTCGAATCCGTTGTTGGGCTAGACCTTAACATGCTCAAGCAATTGAATTTTTCCCTC comes from the Shewanella mangrovisoli genome and includes:
- the dauA gene encoding C4-dicarboxylic acid transporter DauA, producing MSHSAHLFSLRIAHALSEACVKDKYSVKRFGQDLLAGLTVGIIAIPLAMALAIASGVAPQYGLYTAIVGGFIIAMTGGSRYSVSGPTAAFVVLLYPIAQQFGLAGLLIATVMSGMMLVAMAMLRLGRLILYIPESVTLGFTAGIGVVIATLQLKDFFGLHIEHMPEQYFAKIMALGQALPSLHLPSLLVAAATLATMLLWPKLKIPVPAHLPAIALGSILALVLNAMGADIETIGTRFHYQLSDGSVGTGIPAVLPHFEWPWLQTGANGQAFEFNLATFQALLPAAFAIAMLGAIESLLCAVVLDGMTGKRHSANSELLGQGIGNIITPFFGGIPATAAIARSAANVKAGAQSPIASMIHAIVVLVGLVALAGVLAYLPMSAMAALLLVVAWNMSEAPKAVHLLKTAPTSDILVFLSCFSLTVIFDMVIAISVGIILAALLFMKEIAEMTKLYDISTNKRYVDQPLPADWAVIKINGPLFFAAADRIFAEIASLTQDKQVIVLYLDGVSILDAGGLAALNKLIDKCKLNHTKLIIADLQFQPIRTLARAKVQPIEGVLKFYPTLREALAEAPVPEQIVESSTTVTQSPSS
- the purK gene encoding 5-(carboxyamino)imidazole ribonucleotide synthase, translated to MTQASAKPKVWVLGNGQLGAMLTHAGEPLAIDVRAVDIMTPTDEILPLTPQDIITAEREQWPESALSLQLSTHPHFVNGPVFSRLADRYSQKSLLDQIQVPTAPWTLVDDKTDVENLYQDFGPRVLMKRRTGGYDGKGQHWLKQAEAGEIPQDWRNLAIAEQAINFDEEVSLVGVRTREGQCVFYPLTLNLHQDGILMASISPLTRLNHLQAQAEGMLSALMHELEYVGVMAMECFRVGDKLLVNELAPRVHNSGHWTQAGTHMDQFQLHLRALCGIAIPQPQVNFQCVMVNLIGIDNDPRWLSLPNAELYWYNKEVRPGRKVGHLNLSVPNTAVLKDSISALQTWMPSQYQAPLAWILAEFAKA
- the purE gene encoding 5-(carboxyamino)imidazole ribonucleotide mutase — protein: MQALVAVVMGSKSDWPTMEAAAEIMDKLQVPYHVEVVSAHRTPDKLMEFAAGAADRGFKIIIGGAGGAAHLPGMIASKTRLPVLGVPVQSKALSGMDSLLSIVQMPKGIAVGTLAIGTAGAFNAGLLACQILANNDAELAARLEAFREEQTRAVLDNPDPREA